One Sinorhizobium mexicanum genomic region harbors:
- the arcC gene encoding carbamate kinase: protein MRVVIALGGNALLKRGEAMTADVQRHNIKIAAEAIAPLVAEHEVVITHGNGPQVGLLALQGAAYKPDEAYPLDVLGAETEGMIGYMLEQELGNLLPFEVPLATLLTMVEVDGTDPGFQNPTKFVGPVYEADEAAKIHQEKGWTFKEDGNKWRRVVPSPVPKRIFEIRPIRWLLDKKTVVICAGGGGIPTMYERGAERKLGGVEAVIDKDLCSELLARELEADLFIMATDAEAVYTGWGTADQKAIFKTPPEDLSAYSFPAGSMGPKVEAACHFAKVTGHSAAIGALADIAAIVRAERGTIIDSSFAKMTWHG, encoded by the coding sequence ATGCGTGTCGTGATCGCGTTGGGCGGCAATGCTCTCCTCAAGCGTGGGGAGGCCATGACCGCGGACGTACAACGTCATAACATCAAAATCGCCGCGGAAGCCATAGCACCGCTTGTCGCCGAACATGAGGTCGTGATCACGCACGGCAACGGCCCGCAGGTCGGGCTGCTTGCGCTCCAGGGAGCAGCCTACAAGCCAGATGAGGCCTATCCGCTCGATGTGCTCGGCGCGGAGACGGAGGGCATGATCGGTTACATGCTGGAGCAGGAGCTCGGAAACCTTCTGCCATTCGAAGTGCCACTCGCGACATTGCTTACCATGGTCGAGGTCGATGGTACCGATCCCGGATTTCAGAACCCAACCAAGTTCGTCGGGCCGGTCTACGAAGCGGACGAGGCGGCCAAGATCCATCAGGAGAAAGGGTGGACGTTCAAGGAGGATGGTAACAAGTGGCGCCGCGTCGTTCCCTCGCCAGTCCCGAAACGGATTTTTGAGATCCGTCCGATCCGTTGGCTGCTGGACAAGAAGACTGTCGTGATCTGCGCCGGCGGCGGCGGTATTCCGACGATGTATGAGCGAGGCGCGGAACGGAAGCTCGGGGGGGTGGAGGCTGTGATCGACAAGGACCTTTGTTCCGAACTATTGGCGCGCGAACTTGAAGCCGACTTGTTCATAATGGCCACGGACGCCGAAGCCGTCTACACCGGTTGGGGAACCGCCGATCAAAAGGCCATCTTCAAGACGCCCCCCGAAGATCTGAGTGCTTACTCATTTCCCGCAGGTTCCATGGGACCAAAGGTCGAGGCGGCCTGTCATTTCGCCAAGGTGACGGGGCATTCCGCGGCGATTGGGGCATTGGCGGACATCGCCGCGATCGTGCGGGCGGAGCGGGGCACGATCATCGATTCTTCATTCGCGAAAATGACATGGCATGGTTAG
- a CDS encoding Na+/H+ antiporter NhaC family protein has translation MSQIDREEGVDPKTGSHPPSLVDALVPCLTLIALLSLSYVLFGNDASSGPNQIALLFCGIVAAGIAYKNGMHWNGIRQAVVDGIAAALPAILILLAVGALIGTWAMSGTIISMIYYGLKLLSPTYFYATTCLVCAVVAFSIGSSWTVAGTLGIGLMGVAANMGLSPAITAGAIISGAYFGDKASPLSDTVNLATATAGSDIYSHIRESLWTSVPALLLSSIVFALLGQAGDFDPTRALAMIDNKVAVSLWAFLPLVLVFLLSIGRFPPFVTIFAGAIAGAVVAVLHDPGTVVAFASAPDLPSGLALLRGTWAALANGFISSTGEKSIDVILSRGGMASMMNTVWLIITALAFGAVVEHAGMLKRLIDPLVARTKSVAGLIATVVGTSVVSNVITSDQYISIALPGKLFGASFADRGLAPVMLSRVVGDSATVTSPLVPWNSCGAYMAATLGIPTAAYAGFCFFNILNPLLAIAFGLLGWRMVRTKAPDARVTSPAPV, from the coding sequence ATGTCACAAATCGATCGTGAGGAAGGTGTCGATCCGAAGACTGGTTCCCATCCACCGTCGCTGGTCGATGCACTCGTTCCCTGCCTGACGCTTATTGCGCTTCTGTCGCTTTCCTACGTCCTGTTTGGCAATGATGCCTCGTCCGGCCCCAACCAGATCGCATTGCTTTTCTGCGGGATCGTCGCCGCTGGGATAGCCTACAAGAATGGAATGCATTGGAACGGCATCCGCCAGGCCGTTGTGGATGGGATCGCTGCGGCTCTCCCGGCAATCCTGATCCTGCTGGCCGTTGGTGCGCTCATCGGAACCTGGGCGATGAGCGGCACCATCATCTCGATGATTTACTACGGCCTGAAGCTGCTCAGTCCCACCTATTTCTACGCAACCACTTGTCTCGTGTGTGCCGTGGTCGCCTTCAGCATTGGCAGTTCCTGGACGGTGGCCGGAACGCTCGGCATCGGCTTGATGGGCGTCGCGGCCAACATGGGGCTATCGCCGGCGATTACGGCTGGCGCGATCATTTCCGGAGCATATTTTGGCGATAAAGCCTCGCCGCTCTCGGATACTGTGAATCTCGCTACGGCGACCGCAGGCTCTGACATCTACAGCCACATCCGTGAGTCGCTCTGGACCTCTGTGCCAGCGCTGCTTCTCTCATCGATCGTTTTCGCCTTGCTTGGACAGGCGGGCGACTTTGATCCCACCCGCGCGCTGGCGATGATCGATAACAAGGTCGCGGTTTCGCTCTGGGCGTTCCTGCCTCTCGTGCTCGTCTTCTTGCTCTCGATCGGGAGGTTCCCTCCTTTTGTGACGATTTTCGCAGGTGCCATCGCCGGCGCCGTCGTGGCGGTCCTGCATGATCCGGGGACTGTCGTGGCTTTCGCCAGCGCGCCAGACCTACCCTCTGGTTTGGCATTACTAAGGGGAACATGGGCAGCGCTCGCCAACGGCTTCATTTCCTCGACGGGGGAAAAGTCGATCGACGTCATCCTTTCCCGGGGTGGCATGGCGAGCATGATGAACACTGTCTGGCTCATCATCACCGCCCTAGCGTTCGGCGCGGTCGTGGAGCATGCGGGGATGCTGAAGCGGCTCATCGACCCGCTCGTAGCCCGGACGAAATCCGTGGCGGGTTTGATCGCGACCGTTGTCGGAACGTCCGTCGTCTCCAACGTCATCACTTCGGATCAATACATATCCATCGCCCTGCCGGGCAAGTTGTTCGGCGCCTCTTTCGCGGATCGAGGCCTGGCGCCTGTGATGCTGTCGCGGGTCGTTGGGGACTCGGCCACCGTTACGTCGCCGCTTGTGCCCTGGAATAGTTGTGGCGCCTATATGGCTGCAACCCTTGGAATCCCGACCGCTGCCTACGCCGGTTTCTGTTTCTTCAACATTTTGAATCCCCTGCTTGCAATCGCTTTCGGACTTCTGGGCTGGCGGATGGTGCGAACGAAGGCGCCTGATGCGAGGGTCACGAGCCCGGCACCTGTTTGA
- a CDS encoding histidine kinase, with product MPEQKDLHADTSAPMSAEQLRMQMLEREMAEMEKERKLRSLQEQKLADFAADFLEKHVTEQEIAVVRRLVANAVKEGKFEAMVYSFPSSLCTDSGRAINSADRDWPQTLQGKAKEFYERYQEFGKPQGYKLKAMIINFPGGMPGDVGFFLDWSPDKA from the coding sequence ATGCCAGAACAGAAAGACTTGCATGCCGATACGAGTGCACCGATGAGTGCCGAGCAGCTTCGCATGCAAATGCTGGAGCGGGAGATGGCGGAAATGGAGAAGGAGCGCAAGCTCCGCTCGCTGCAGGAACAGAAGCTTGCCGACTTCGCCGCCGATTTCCTCGAGAAGCATGTCACGGAGCAGGAAATCGCCGTTGTCCGCCGCCTCGTCGCCAATGCGGTCAAGGAAGGCAAGTTCGAGGCGATGGTCTACAGCTTCCCATCCTCGCTCTGCACCGACAGCGGCCGGGCGATCAACAGCGCCGATCGCGACTGGCCGCAAACGCTGCAGGGAAAGGCCAAGGAGTTCTACGAGCGCTACCAGGAATTCGGCAAGCCGCAGGGCTACAAGCTGAAGGCGATGATCATCAATTTCCCCGGCGGCATGCCGGGTGATGTCGGCTTCTTCCTGGACTGGTCGCCCGACAAGGCCTGA
- a CDS encoding helix-turn-helix domain-containing protein → MELLSGGEVESKPTSSFVDGQSIYSSGERVGQAYRVEFGAVRVYRVLANGRRQILAFHFGGNWFGLQNGDRHRSTAEAIGVTGIRSINLQKDPHIWQGLLPAVLENFSSAQEHQLVICRQSAVERVAAFLLEMSERAGNSQRFELFMPRVDVADYLGLTIETVSRSLTKLKNKGIIKLHGPRGIEIMQYRALQGLCL, encoded by the coding sequence ATGGAGTTGCTTTCCGGGGGAGAGGTCGAGTCGAAGCCGACGAGCAGTTTTGTCGACGGACAAAGCATCTATTCTTCCGGCGAAAGGGTCGGCCAGGCCTACCGGGTCGAATTCGGGGCTGTCCGCGTCTATCGGGTGCTTGCGAACGGGCGGCGGCAAATCCTTGCATTCCATTTTGGAGGAAACTGGTTCGGCCTGCAAAATGGGGACCGGCACCGCTCTACGGCGGAAGCGATAGGTGTCACCGGCATAAGGAGCATCAACCTCCAAAAGGATCCTCATATCTGGCAAGGCCTGCTGCCGGCGGTACTGGAAAATTTCTCGTCCGCGCAGGAGCATCAACTGGTTATCTGCCGCCAAAGCGCAGTCGAGCGGGTCGCTGCCTTTCTCCTTGAGATGTCGGAACGTGCGGGCAACTCGCAGAGGTTTGAGCTTTTCATGCCTCGGGTCGATGTTGCCGACTACCTCGGGCTGACGATCGAAACCGTGTCGCGTTCGCTTACAAAGCTGAAAAACAAAGGTATTATAAAATTGCACGGCCCCCGCGGCATCGAGATTATGCAATATCGCGCACTTCAGGGTCTGTGCCTTTAG